From Pseudobacteriovorax antillogorgiicola, the proteins below share one genomic window:
- a CDS encoding outer membrane protein assembly factor, whose protein sequence is MRFLLGLAIFFNFIVPLAGAASSWRIEPQGDLPSDKLQELQHLWPKIENNIDLNNLMNEISRQGSFELVEAYQSGSQITIRVKRAYEIHRLSIHTTTREFKKKIQSLMHVYKNQVDSVEVRKRIERDILAYLHGLGFLKAKVNITSFPANDQETKLIVSVDEDFPCLIRDIQLGFKIPGGVDFPLEIGDICDSSKIDGAIRDFKESLTLEGYNQYKILPPEIRFDPPSNSALIYIAGTIGKKIKGKVRSPLANPPLIRLILGDNLHTLDETITDPNTMRTEIYRKFQDSGYQDVKVKEPETSRPKADEVLYTFNVEPGPEYKITEVQIEGLTALQKNEALEAMGLFPSFGNPPLLTEPNIRQAIDSLSNTYSERGFWNVKVYYPKIKKNPSTADAKLSFVITEGKRRVFESLSIRGNRAFTEEKIKEYFDVKPQQPLTWRSIVTLQQDLQKLYRDVGYLYAKIKIDLIQNRRFRDIQTKVSLSIEEGPRVKIGEITIKGLIKTKDYVVTRELLFQEGDWYSPQDIDDSRQALIDLGLFSSISISATDSSDFSEERLIIPYTVTVREAKPGQVSFGPGWSYEDGGRFSMDSSYNNIEGTARQVFFNGSYSQEISQSSIGNRNLLGYNLGLGYIEPYLLDLPVNGILTFSQGAEATDQQWELTKSIQATLAHKYWISSDKLRSELFTLYKTTQEKAEESVSVAFKTDEIQIREAGVRTIWDTRNDLGWPTRGGVINAETSWADFILGGDTKYFHWALSTSKYLQLAKSLVFASRVSFESFTNVIRSETSFDILPTSERIKSGGAESNRGFKLGDLGPVVEYTTIDGDDVTTEQLRAGGTQAFAMALELRLQLSNSFGMTAFVDSSNTFLTKKEEALFKNELSGDTSLVEPNLYDNNRYEFYNLLKDPSLIWKRNYISYGLAANYLTPLGSINVSYGFPVDRCPMEGECQVKRGNSSYKSIRGGQLQINVGTNF, encoded by the coding sequence ATGCGTTTTCTCCTGGGCCTGGCTATTTTTTTCAACTTTATAGTACCTCTTGCGGGTGCTGCAAGTTCGTGGCGTATCGAGCCGCAAGGAGATCTACCTAGCGATAAACTCCAGGAACTGCAGCACTTATGGCCAAAGATCGAGAATAATATCGACCTCAACAACCTCATGAACGAAATCAGTCGCCAAGGTTCCTTTGAACTCGTCGAGGCTTATCAAAGCGGCTCTCAAATAACGATTCGTGTCAAACGCGCTTATGAGATCCATCGCTTATCGATTCATACGACGACAAGAGAATTTAAGAAAAAAATTCAGTCGCTGATGCATGTCTACAAGAATCAGGTGGACTCCGTCGAGGTTCGAAAGCGTATTGAGCGGGATATTCTCGCTTACCTCCATGGCCTTGGCTTTTTAAAGGCCAAGGTGAACATCACTTCGTTTCCAGCGAATGACCAAGAAACCAAGCTGATCGTCAGTGTCGACGAAGATTTTCCTTGCCTCATTCGTGATATTCAACTTGGCTTTAAAATTCCAGGAGGTGTCGACTTTCCACTTGAGATTGGTGATATATGCGATAGCAGTAAAATAGATGGCGCAATTCGTGATTTTAAAGAATCACTCACCTTAGAAGGCTACAATCAATACAAAATTCTACCCCCTGAGATCAGATTTGATCCGCCGAGCAATTCTGCTTTAATCTATATAGCCGGTACGATTGGCAAAAAGATTAAGGGCAAGGTTCGCAGCCCTCTCGCCAATCCACCACTTATACGGTTGATCCTCGGTGATAACTTGCATACTTTAGACGAAACGATCACAGATCCCAACACCATGCGCACTGAGATCTACCGCAAGTTCCAAGACTCTGGATATCAAGATGTTAAAGTCAAAGAACCAGAAACCAGTCGACCAAAAGCGGATGAGGTACTTTACACCTTCAATGTGGAGCCGGGACCAGAATACAAAATCACCGAGGTGCAAATCGAAGGGCTGACAGCATTGCAAAAAAATGAGGCTCTTGAAGCCATGGGACTGTTCCCAAGCTTTGGCAACCCCCCGCTGCTGACTGAACCGAATATTCGCCAGGCGATCGACTCCCTTAGCAACACCTATTCAGAGAGAGGTTTTTGGAATGTAAAGGTCTACTATCCGAAGATCAAAAAGAATCCAAGCACGGCTGATGCTAAGTTATCTTTCGTTATCACCGAAGGCAAGCGTCGGGTTTTCGAAAGCTTAAGTATTCGCGGCAATCGCGCTTTTACGGAAGAGAAAATAAAGGAATATTTTGATGTAAAGCCTCAACAGCCTTTAACTTGGCGATCGATTGTAACGCTACAACAGGACTTACAAAAACTATATCGCGACGTAGGATACCTGTATGCCAAGATCAAGATCGACTTAATTCAAAATCGACGCTTCAGGGACATACAAACTAAAGTGTCGCTAAGTATTGAAGAAGGGCCTCGGGTCAAAATTGGTGAGATTACCATCAAAGGCCTTATCAAGACAAAGGATTATGTCGTAACCCGAGAACTATTGTTCCAAGAGGGCGATTGGTATTCTCCTCAAGACATTGATGATTCACGACAAGCTCTAATTGATTTAGGCCTTTTTAGCTCTATTAGCATTTCAGCCACGGACTCATCTGATTTTTCAGAAGAGCGACTGATTATTCCTTACACCGTAACGGTGCGCGAGGCTAAACCAGGGCAGGTAAGCTTTGGTCCTGGATGGAGCTACGAAGATGGCGGAAGATTCTCCATGGACTCCTCTTACAACAACATTGAAGGCACTGCACGCCAAGTCTTTTTTAACGGATCTTATAGCCAAGAGATAAGCCAGAGTTCAATAGGCAACCGCAATCTACTCGGCTATAATCTTGGTTTGGGGTATATTGAGCCTTACCTACTAGACCTTCCCGTAAATGGAATCTTAACGTTTAGCCAAGGTGCTGAAGCTACTGATCAGCAGTGGGAATTAACGAAATCTATCCAAGCAACCTTGGCCCATAAATATTGGATTAGTTCAGACAAGCTTCGCTCAGAGCTTTTTACCCTTTATAAAACGACCCAGGAGAAGGCTGAGGAATCCGTCAGTGTCGCTTTTAAAACCGATGAGATTCAAATTCGTGAAGCTGGGGTAAGAACTATCTGGGACACCCGCAACGATCTTGGCTGGCCCACCCGAGGAGGGGTGATTAATGCTGAAACAAGCTGGGCTGACTTTATTTTGGGTGGCGACACCAAGTATTTTCATTGGGCCCTAAGCACCAGCAAGTATCTTCAATTAGCGAAAAGCTTGGTCTTTGCAAGTCGAGTGAGCTTTGAGTCTTTCACTAATGTCATTCGATCTGAAACTAGCTTTGATATTTTGCCAACATCAGAACGTATCAAGTCTGGAGGCGCTGAAAGCAATCGCGGATTCAAGCTTGGCGACCTAGGGCCAGTGGTGGAGTACACGACGATCGATGGTGACGATGTAACCACGGAACAGCTTCGTGCCGGGGGTACCCAGGCATTTGCTATGGCTCTTGAACTGCGACTCCAGCTTTCAAACTCCTTTGGTATGACTGCATTTGTCGACAGCTCCAATACCTTTCTCACCAAAAAAGAAGAAGCCTTATTTAAAAATGAGTTGAGCGGTGACACCAGTTTGGTCGAGCCAAACCTATATGACAACAATCGCTACGAATTCTACAACTTGCTAAAAGACCCTAGTTTGATTTGGAAGCGCAACTACATCTCCTACGGCCTGGCTGCGAACTACTTGACCCCTTTGGGTTCCATTAATGTATCCTACGGCTTTCCTGTTGATCGATGTCCAATGGAGGGCGAGTGCCAGGTAAAGCGTGGTAACAGTTCCTACAAGTCGATTCGTGGCGGACAATTACAAATCAATGTGGGTACTAATTTTTGA